One genomic segment of Chloroflexota bacterium includes these proteins:
- a CDS encoding glycosyltransferase family 39 protein, with the protein MPGVAVHSTDPRERLPRSPLQVIPPRWTRAELTLVGLVVLAALALRLPYLWQVPRFTDELQEILWALAIYRGEILPLTAVDSYYGPLWSYLLAGAFFLERLGADVELMPRLMATLLAVAGVGVTYALAREIASRRVALVAAALMATSGGHIIINSHTARSNSVTPLITTLLVWSLMRAVRDGNGRWLVAAGALFGVALQTHLSVITFVPGLALGLLALRPRLVLSWWTPAGVLAFVAAYANMLIFNLQTGFWSLVHARALQQGYTSGRSTDLSAYLTNVDALVESLSRLVSGTIDEAGNPAAPLYLLIGVVGVVLLARRGAWLPLLFCLSGALVLPYFNPRYGPILSGRYLIPLLPFLYIGVALCTEAVAERLPRLSAAQRMLASRVVAAALVLFPLAPLVLYYREVLGDDRTNEPLYHLNQLLEAEYQPGDLVLVDESLAQEPLTAGGTDLKAIRMLLEADGIPYQVAKLAGANPDRLPLGERRILTVMAAKKVDTIEKHADVVALGPEVESASGSGREYGVYRIEPEEARRPAFAGVPEPGP; encoded by the coding sequence ATGCCGGGCGTCGCCGTTCATTCGACCGACCCGCGGGAGCGCCTCCCCCGCTCCCCACTCCAGGTGATCCCGCCTCGCTGGACCCGCGCCGAGCTGACCCTGGTCGGCCTTGTCGTGCTGGCGGCCCTGGCCTTGCGCCTGCCATATCTCTGGCAGGTTCCCCGCTTCACGGACGAGCTACAGGAGATCCTGTGGGCGCTCGCGATCTATCGCGGCGAGATCCTGCCGCTGACCGCCGTCGACTCCTACTACGGGCCACTCTGGAGCTACCTGCTGGCCGGCGCGTTCTTCCTCGAACGGCTCGGGGCGGACGTGGAACTGATGCCCAGGCTGATGGCGACCCTGCTGGCCGTGGCCGGCGTCGGCGTGACCTACGCCCTGGCACGGGAGATCGCGAGCAGGCGGGTGGCCCTGGTCGCCGCTGCGCTGATGGCGACCTCCGGCGGCCACATCATCATCAACAGCCACACGGCCCGCTCGAACTCGGTCACGCCGCTGATCACCACCCTGCTGGTCTGGTCGCTGATGCGCGCCGTGCGCGATGGCAACGGGCGCTGGCTGGTGGCGGCGGGCGCGTTGTTCGGGGTGGCGCTCCAGACGCACCTCTCGGTCATCACGTTCGTGCCGGGACTGGCGCTCGGGCTGTTGGCGTTGCGGCCCCGCCTGGTGCTGAGCTGGTGGACGCCGGCCGGCGTCCTGGCGTTCGTGGCCGCCTACGCCAACATGCTGATCTTCAACCTCCAGACCGGGTTCTGGTCGTTGGTGCATGCGCGGGCGCTCCAGCAGGGGTACACCAGCGGCCGGTCCACCGACCTGAGCGCCTACCTGACGAACGTCGATGCGCTGGTTGAGTCGCTCTCGCGGCTGGTGAGCGGCACGATTGACGAGGCCGGCAATCCGGCCGCGCCGCTCTACCTGCTGATCGGCGTCGTCGGAGTGGTGCTCCTGGCACGGCGTGGGGCCTGGCTGCCGCTGCTGTTCTGCCTCTCGGGCGCGCTGGTGCTGCCGTACTTCAACCCCAGGTACGGCCCGATCCTCTCCGGGCGGTACCTCATCCCGCTGCTGCCATTCCTGTACATCGGCGTGGCCCTGTGCACCGAGGCCGTCGCCGAGCGACTGCCACGCCTGAGCGCAGCGCAGCGCATGCTGGCGTCGCGGGTGGTAGCGGCGGCGCTGGTACTGTTTCCGCTGGCGCCGCTGGTGCTCTACTACCGCGAGGTGCTGGGCGACGACCGGACCAACGAGCCGCTCTACCATTTGAACCAACTCCTGGAGGCTGAGTACCAGCCGGGCGACCTCGTGCTGGTGGACGAGTCGCTGGCTCAGGAGCCGCTGACGGCCGGCGGCACGGATCTCAAGGCGATCCGCATGCTGCTGGAGGCGGACGGCATTCCGTATCAGGTGGCGAAACTGGCCGGCGCCAACCCCGATCGGCTCCCGCTGGGCGAGCGGCGCATTCTGACGGTGATGGCGGCCAAGAAGGTGGACACCATCGAGAAGCATGCCGACGTGGTCGCGCTCGGCCCGGAGGTGGAATCGGCGTCCGGCAGCGGGCGTGAGTACGGCGTCTACCGCATCGAGCCGGAAGAGGCCCGGCGGCCGGCCTTCGCTGGCGTCCCCGAACCCGGGCCGTAG
- a CDS encoding tetratricopeptide repeat protein, producing the protein MTGLPAGTVTLLFSDIEGSTRLLLRLGAAYSVVLEAHRRILTEAIANGGGQLLDTQGDACFAVFVRASEAVAAAAAIQTELAAYPWPNGVDVRVRIGMHTGEPMVTPHGYAGLDVHRAARICSAGHGGQILISSTTADLVSATLSPRLTVSELGSYRFKDFSFAERVYQLDVAGQPTSFPRLRTVEVPFHLPGQHRSMIGRERELDACLSLLADPAMRLLTLTGPGGSGKTRLAVALAERLHDRYDDGICFVPLATVTDPSLVGITVAQALGVREMGPRPAAERLIDVLAGREQLLILDNMEHLLDAATLVADVLAACPRLSVLVTSREPLHLTGERELLVPPLELPPASMSVASAAPRIFDLAAPRLFVARATEAKRDFHPTDDDAPVIAEICRRLDGLPLAIELAAARIRFLTPAALLARLDRRLAVLTGGPRDLPARQQTLRAAISWSHDLLDERDRTVFRRASVFADGWTLEAAEIVCGFEDDPLATIDALSSLVDKSLVLREELPDGEARFTMLGTIRELAAEHLEASGERDEIRRRHVQHYLDLAEVAAPHLALDATQLEWIERLDGEAPNLEAAFEWCAGALEDPQRIELGLRLGAALWRYWAVRSSAADARRRVETVVRLAGAVGPASARGRALFGAASLARELSDYDTTERLYEESLATARLLGETRMVADVLHSLGWLHVLRGDTVQARAHYEESLRLFQRLADPAWKATALTRLGYICFMESDFIRAMSLAGEGATIARVIGDQRVLADALVYQGLVQQYAGDIEQARRRFQECLPVARRFGDRHVLSMTLNLMGQLAVRHGSLEEARRSLSEGLRLAREVGNVRRLAFSLSAVGSLAAARGDAELALRFDGAARSAAQAVGAVRAPPALSATNVEMAAVRARLGEAAATAAFEAGAALSVDRAVDEALAWLGDSDRERIDEAELAQWQASPWTVFGWTPPLPPQGPAARLPRARATSRAGAREIPVFGEGGVETGR; encoded by the coding sequence ATGACGGGCTTGCCAGCGGGAACCGTCACCCTACTGTTCAGCGACATCGAGGGTTCGACCCGACTGTTGCTGAGGCTGGGCGCGGCCTACTCCGTTGTGCTGGAGGCGCACCGTCGGATCCTCACCGAGGCTATCGCCAACGGCGGCGGTCAGTTGCTCGACACCCAGGGCGACGCCTGTTTCGCCGTGTTCGTCCGTGCCAGCGAGGCCGTTGCCGCCGCCGCCGCCATCCAGACTGAGCTGGCCGCCTACCCGTGGCCGAACGGCGTGGATGTGCGAGTGCGTATCGGCATGCACACCGGCGAGCCGATGGTGACGCCGCACGGCTACGCCGGCCTGGACGTGCATCGGGCCGCGCGCATCTGTTCGGCCGGGCACGGCGGGCAGATCCTGATCTCCAGCACCACCGCCGACCTCGTCTCCGCGACGTTGTCGCCCCGTCTGACGGTGTCCGAGCTTGGCTCCTACCGCTTCAAGGACTTCAGCTTCGCCGAACGGGTGTACCAGCTTGACGTGGCTGGCCAGCCAACCAGCTTCCCGCGCCTGCGAACTGTCGAAGTGCCGTTTCACCTGCCCGGCCAGCACCGCTCGATGATCGGCCGCGAGCGCGAGCTGGACGCCTGCCTGAGCCTGCTGGCCGATCCCGCGATGCGGCTGCTGACGCTCACGGGTCCAGGTGGCAGCGGCAAGACGCGGCTGGCTGTGGCCCTGGCCGAGCGGTTGCACGACCGCTACGACGACGGCATCTGCTTCGTCCCGCTGGCGACGGTGACCGATCCGTCCCTGGTGGGGATCACCGTGGCGCAGGCGCTCGGGGTGCGCGAGATGGGGCCACGCCCGGCGGCCGAGCGGCTGATCGACGTGCTGGCTGGCCGCGAGCAGTTGTTGATCCTCGACAATATGGAGCATCTGCTCGACGCCGCGACGCTCGTCGCCGATGTGCTGGCGGCCTGCCCGCGCCTTAGCGTGCTGGTGACCAGCCGCGAGCCGCTCCACCTGACGGGCGAGCGTGAGCTGCTGGTGCCGCCGCTGGAGCTGCCCCCTGCCAGCATGAGCGTGGCCTCGGCGGCGCCGCGGATCTTCGACCTCGCCGCGCCGCGCCTCTTCGTCGCGCGGGCCACCGAGGCGAAGCGCGACTTTCACCCGACGGACGACGATGCCCCCGTGATCGCCGAGATCTGCCGGCGGCTGGACGGCTTGCCGCTGGCCATCGAGCTGGCGGCGGCGCGGATTCGGTTCCTGACGCCGGCTGCACTGCTGGCGCGCCTGGACCGGCGGCTGGCCGTGCTCACGGGTGGCCCGCGCGACCTGCCAGCCCGCCAGCAGACGCTGCGCGCCGCGATTTCCTGGAGCCACGACCTGCTCGACGAGCGGGATCGGACGGTCTTCCGGCGGGCCAGCGTCTTCGCGGACGGCTGGACGCTCGAAGCGGCCGAGATCGTCTGCGGCTTCGAGGACGACCCGCTCGCGACGATTGACGCCCTCTCCTCGCTGGTGGACAAGAGCCTCGTGCTGCGCGAGGAGCTGCCGGACGGCGAAGCTCGCTTCACGATGCTCGGCACCATCCGCGAGCTGGCAGCCGAGCACCTGGAGGCCAGCGGCGAGCGTGACGAGATACGGCGACGGCATGTGCAGCACTATCTGGACCTGGCCGAGGTGGCTGCGCCGCACCTTGCGCTCGACGCGACGCAGTTGGAGTGGATCGAACGGCTGGATGGCGAGGCCCCGAACCTGGAAGCAGCGTTCGAGTGGTGCGCTGGTGCGCTCGAAGATCCGCAACGGATTGAGCTGGGGCTGCGGCTCGGGGCGGCGCTCTGGCGCTATTGGGCCGTGCGGAGCAGCGCTGCCGATGCCCGCCGGCGGGTGGAGACTGTCGTAAGGCTGGCGGGCGCGGTCGGTCCGGCGTCGGCGCGTGGACGGGCACTGTTCGGCGCGGCCAGCCTCGCCCGCGAGCTGTCCGACTACGACACGACCGAGCGGCTGTACGAGGAGAGTCTGGCGACCGCCCGCCTGTTGGGTGAGACCCGCATGGTGGCCGATGTCCTGCACAGCCTGGGCTGGCTGCACGTCCTGCGCGGGGATACCGTCCAGGCCCGCGCGCACTATGAGGAGAGTCTGCGTCTGTTCCAGCGGCTGGCCGATCCTGCCTGGAAGGCCACGGCGCTGACGCGGTTGGGCTACATCTGCTTCATGGAGAGCGATTTCATCCGCGCGATGTCGCTGGCGGGCGAGGGCGCGACGATCGCGCGGGTCATCGGGGACCAGCGGGTGCTGGCCGACGCGCTGGTCTACCAGGGGCTGGTACAGCAGTACGCTGGTGACATCGAGCAGGCACGGCGTCGGTTCCAGGAGTGCCTGCCGGTGGCGCGGCGGTTCGGGGATCGGCACGTGCTGAGCATGACGCTCAACCTGATGGGCCAGCTGGCGGTCCGGCACGGCAGCCTGGAGGAGGCGCGACGGTCGCTCTCGGAGGGGCTGCGGTTGGCGCGCGAAGTTGGGAACGTGCGTCGGCTGGCGTTCTCGCTCTCGGCGGTGGGGTCACTGGCGGCGGCGCGCGGCGACGCCGAACTGGCGCTGCGCTTCGACGGCGCGGCCCGGTCAGCAGCCCAGGCGGTGGGCGCGGTGCGGGCGCCGCCAGCCCTGTCTGCTACCAACGTCGAGATGGCAGCGGTGCGTGCCCGGCTAGGCGAGGCTGCTGCGACGGCGGCCTTCGAGGCTGGTGCAGCGCTCTCGGTGGACCGTGCGGTGGACGAGGCCCTGGCGTGGTTGGGCGACAGCGATCGGGAGCGCATCGACGAGGCCGAGCTGGCGCAGTGGCAGGCGTCGCCCTGGACGGTCTTCGGGTGGACGCCGCCGCTGCCGCCGCAGGGTCCGGCGGCGCGGCTGCCCAGGGCGAGGGCGACGAGCCGAGCGGGCGCGCGTGAGATTCCGGTGTTCGGCGAGGGCGGCGTCGAGACTGGCCGATAG
- a CDS encoding LacI family DNA-binding transcriptional regulator — translation MSAGDAAAPSSRRTIYDVAQHARVSLATVSRFINESGYVGADARARIEMAIRELDYVPSQPARALGGRGTGLVVLGVRHLANPRWTELALAMETYLRDRGLSLVLMSIGTERERELAALEQMRRLRAEGVAIAMAHAAPGDFDKLRRAGIKVLTLAGFVADPNVDAVFPDRPLGVEIAMEHLIRLGHRRIAIFDSTANLSAMETRVEAHLHVLRQFELEVDPCLILGVEQATMAAADAMAERVRDSGATAVVAIGDVLAIGLWLGLERLGVRVPEEISLVGMDDIELSGAVRSGLTTVGFDRHEQARQVVDLLMARMQGGGPEGPVHWRLAPRLLVRGSTAQVTPEYRGGIVRASFV, via the coding sequence GTGTCCGCTGGCGATGCTGCCGCGCCTTCCTCTCGCCGCACCATCTACGATGTTGCTCAGCATGCGCGCGTCTCGCTGGCCACCGTTTCGCGCTTCATCAACGAGAGCGGCTACGTTGGCGCGGATGCGCGCGCGCGCATCGAGATGGCCATTCGCGAGCTGGACTACGTGCCCAGCCAGCCCGCTCGGGCGCTCGGGGGGCGCGGCACCGGCCTCGTCGTGCTGGGCGTGCGCCACCTTGCCAACCCGCGCTGGACCGAACTCGCCCTGGCCATGGAGACGTACCTCCGCGACCGCGGCTTGAGCCTTGTGCTGATGAGCATCGGCACCGAGCGCGAGCGCGAGCTGGCGGCGCTGGAGCAGATGCGTCGGCTGCGAGCGGAGGGCGTGGCCATCGCGATGGCCCATGCCGCCCCCGGCGATTTTGACAAGCTGCGGCGGGCCGGCATCAAGGTGCTGACGCTGGCTGGCTTCGTGGCCGATCCGAACGTGGACGCCGTCTTCCCTGACCGGCCCCTCGGCGTCGAGATCGCGATGGAGCACCTGATTCGACTGGGGCATCGGCGCATCGCCATCTTCGACAGTACAGCCAACCTGAGCGCGATGGAGACCCGTGTCGAGGCCCACCTCCACGTCCTGCGCCAGTTCGAGCTGGAAGTGGACCCCTGTCTGATCCTGGGCGTCGAACAGGCGACGATGGCGGCGGCTGACGCGATGGCCGAGCGCGTGCGTGACTCCGGCGCGACGGCCGTCGTAGCCATCGGCGACGTGTTGGCGATCGGCCTCTGGCTGGGGCTGGAGCGCCTCGGCGTCCGGGTGCCCGAAGAGATCTCCCTGGTCGGCATGGACGATATCGAGCTATCCGGCGCGGTTCGCAGCGGCCTGACGACCGTTGGCTTCGACCGCCACGAGCAGGCTCGGCAGGTGGTAGACCTGCTCATGGCACGGATGCAAGGCGGCGGGCCGGAAGGCCCCGTTCACTGGCGGCTGGCGCCGCGCCTCCTGGTGCGAGGCTCGACGGCCCAGGTGACGCCCGAGTACAGAGGAGGGATCGTCCGCGCGAGCTTCGTCTGA
- a CDS encoding ABC transporter substrate-binding protein, with product MDSLNSASSATTTRVLRLSRRRLLRIGMFSLAAVPLAVACSPSPPATKPAETKPADAKPAESKPAAAAPTTAAAPAKPAEAAKPAEAAKPAESKPAAAAPAPAKPTSFKQAPALEEQVKAGKLPPVEQRMPENPLVVTPVEEVGAYGGTWRLAFKGVADFHAYQRNVYESMLRWPRNPKDPIGPGLAEKWEFSPDGKQLTLTLRKGLKWSDGQPFTTDDIIFWWEDIALDANLSPSPPPEWVVNGKPMQLEKVSAEVIRLKFDGPNGLALRMLAFHGNQWPLNFERFGFYAPKHYLTQFHPKHNKAVTDYKAFNEKADDYNTERPGMTSWRVTSWKAGDRFLLATRNPYYWKVDTQGNQLPYIDELRVDLVENDEAINLKAINGEIDMQFRGIQISKFSLLQENKQKNGYRVFQWPDASGSKIAFFVNQTIADADLKPLFQNAKFRQGLSYAVNRKRINEVAYFGLGKERNAILIPASPFYDPATETLHATYDKDKSNALLDEVGLKKGADGFRTLPSGKPLELTIETYQTSGPEFDAMELVRKDWEAVGLKMALKSTPRETFVPRGNNGELQIGTWGTDRGLEPFVDPVYVFPYDQRSWMAPAWGVYFASGGTKGEKPEGDVAKAHELFNQFRSTVDPAKQVEIGKQIVKLGADNVWVIGTVGAVPSIAVVKNNFRNVPEEAVTDWIFMSPGNLDPAQFFFKK from the coding sequence ATGGACAGCCTCAACTCAGCATCGTCCGCGACGACGACGCGTGTGCTTCGCCTGAGCCGGCGGCGCCTGTTGCGTATCGGCATGTTCTCGCTGGCTGCCGTGCCGCTGGCCGTCGCCTGCAGCCCGAGCCCGCCAGCCACCAAGCCGGCCGAGACCAAGCCGGCGGACGCCAAGCCGGCCGAGAGCAAGCCGGCCGCTGCCGCGCCGACAACCGCCGCTGCCCCGGCCAAGCCGGCCGAGGCTGCGAAGCCCGCCGAAGCCGCCAAGCCGGCCGAGTCGAAGCCGGCGGCCGCTGCCCCGGCCCCGGCCAAGCCGACCTCGTTCAAGCAGGCACCGGCGCTCGAGGAGCAGGTCAAGGCCGGCAAGCTGCCGCCCGTCGAGCAGCGCATGCCCGAGAATCCGCTGGTCGTGACCCCGGTCGAAGAGGTGGGCGCGTACGGCGGCACCTGGCGGCTGGCGTTCAAGGGTGTGGCAGACTTCCACGCCTACCAGCGGAACGTCTACGAGTCGATGCTGCGCTGGCCGCGCAACCCGAAGGATCCGATCGGCCCCGGCCTCGCCGAGAAGTGGGAGTTCTCCCCGGACGGCAAGCAGCTGACCCTGACGCTGCGTAAGGGCCTGAAATGGTCGGACGGCCAGCCGTTCACCACCGACGACATCATCTTCTGGTGGGAAGACATCGCGCTGGACGCCAACCTCAGCCCGTCGCCGCCGCCCGAGTGGGTGGTCAACGGCAAGCCGATGCAGCTGGAGAAGGTCTCCGCTGAGGTGATCCGGCTCAAGTTCGACGGTCCGAACGGCCTGGCCCTGCGGATGCTGGCGTTCCACGGCAACCAGTGGCCGCTCAACTTCGAGCGGTTCGGGTTCTACGCGCCGAAGCACTACCTGACCCAGTTCCACCCCAAGCACAACAAGGCGGTGACGGACTACAAGGCGTTCAACGAGAAGGCCGACGACTACAACACCGAGCGCCCTGGGATGACGTCCTGGCGGGTCACGTCCTGGAAGGCGGGTGACCGCTTCCTGCTGGCGACCCGCAACCCGTACTACTGGAAGGTGGACACCCAGGGCAACCAGCTGCCGTACATCGACGAGCTGCGCGTCGACCTCGTGGAGAACGACGAGGCGATCAACCTCAAGGCGATCAACGGCGAGATCGACATGCAGTTCCGGGGCATTCAGATCTCCAAGTTCTCGCTGCTCCAGGAGAACAAGCAGAAGAACGGCTACCGGGTGTTCCAGTGGCCGGATGCCAGCGGCTCCAAGATCGCGTTCTTCGTCAACCAGACGATTGCCGACGCCGACCTGAAGCCGCTCTTCCAGAACGCGAAGTTCCGGCAGGGCCTCTCGTACGCGGTCAACCGCAAGCGCATCAACGAGGTGGCGTACTTCGGCCTGGGCAAGGAGCGCAACGCGATCCTGATCCCGGCGTCGCCGTTCTACGACCCCGCGACCGAGACGCTGCACGCGACCTACGACAAGGACAAGTCGAACGCATTGCTGGACGAGGTCGGCCTGAAGAAGGGCGCGGACGGCTTCCGAACCCTTCCCAGCGGCAAGCCGCTCGAGCTGACCATCGAGACGTACCAGACGAGCGGTCCCGAGTTCGACGCGATGGAGCTGGTCCGCAAGGACTGGGAAGCCGTCGGCCTCAAGATGGCGCTCAAGAGCACCCCGCGCGAGACGTTTGTGCCACGCGGCAACAACGGCGAGCTGCAGATCGGCACCTGGGGCACCGACCGGGGCCTGGAGCCGTTCGTCGATCCGGTCTATGTCTTCCCATACGACCAGCGCTCGTGGATGGCTCCGGCCTGGGGCGTCTACTTCGCGTCGGGCGGCACGAAGGGCGAGAAGCCCGAGGGCGACGTGGCGAAGGCGCACGAGTTGTTCAACCAGTTCCGCTCGACGGTCGATCCGGCCAAGCAGGTCGAGATCGGCAAGCAGATCGTGAAGCTGGGCGCGGACAACGTCTGGGTGATCGGGACGGTCGGCGCGGTGCCGTCCATCGCCGTCGTCAAGAACAACTTCCGGAACGTGCCCGAGGAGGCCGTCACCGACTGGATCTTCATGAGCCCGGGCAACCTCGACCCGGCCCAGTTCTTCTTCAAGAAATAG
- a CDS encoding four helix bundle protein has protein sequence MDLARTVYLLTRAFPREEVYGMTGQIRRAAVSVPSNIAEGHAREHLREYLHHLSIAQGSLAELETQLELALGFEYLPQRDAVALFQSLHSVARQLKALRMALERKDPGHRRNTAVHEESSPYPMTYDP, from the coding sequence ATGGATCTCGCCCGGACAGTCTATCTCCTCACGCGGGCCTTCCCGCGTGAGGAGGTCTACGGGATGACGGGTCAGATCAGACGGGCTGCGGTGTCGGTGCCGTCGAACATCGCTGAAGGTCACGCTCGGGAGCACCTCCGCGAGTACCTCCATCACCTGTCGATAGCTCAAGGCTCACTCGCCGAATTGGAGACGCAACTGGAGCTTGCGCTCGGTTTCGAGTATCTACCGCAGCGCGATGCCGTGGCGTTGTTTCAAAGCCTGCACTCGGTGGCTCGTCAACTCAAGGCACTGCGAATGGCGCTTGAGCGAAAAGACCCCGGGCATCGTCGTAACACCGCCGTCCACGAGGAATCGTCCCCGTATCCCATGACCTACGATCCATGA
- a CDS encoding ABC transporter permease — protein sequence MLTYLIRRLIGMVPTLFVVSVLTFIIIQLPPGDFMTTLSLQAAEAGGAIDDRAVEALRQQYGLDKPMWVQYATWIAGFPRGDFGYSVEWKTPVSELISSRLSFTLLFSLLALAFTWVVAIPIGIYSATHQYSWGDVLLSLIGFLGLSIPAFMLGLVYMFIAAFWFNASVSGLMSPEYETAPWTGAKILDIVNHLLWPTIIVGAAGTAQLIRIMRGNLLEILGQQYITTARAKGLAEKIVINKYAVRVAINPLVSVMGMELPNLINGATLLGIVLSLPTIGPMFLTSLRNQDVYLAGTILLMLAALLMVGNLLADLALAWVDPRIRYE from the coding sequence ATGTTGACCTACTTGATTCGCCGGCTCATCGGGATGGTCCCCACCCTGTTCGTGGTGTCGGTCCTGACGTTCATCATCATTCAGTTGCCGCCCGGCGACTTCATGACCACGCTGTCGTTGCAGGCGGCGGAGGCCGGCGGCGCCATCGACGACCGCGCCGTTGAAGCGCTGCGGCAGCAGTACGGCCTCGACAAGCCGATGTGGGTTCAGTATGCGACCTGGATCGCCGGGTTCCCGCGCGGCGACTTCGGCTACTCGGTCGAGTGGAAGACGCCCGTGTCGGAGCTGATCTCAAGCCGCTTGAGCTTCACGCTGCTGTTCTCGCTGCTGGCGCTGGCCTTTACCTGGGTCGTCGCCATTCCCATCGGCATCTATTCGGCCACGCACCAGTACAGCTGGGGCGACGTCCTGCTCTCGCTGATCGGGTTCCTGGGCCTGAGCATTCCCGCGTTCATGCTCGGCCTCGTGTACATGTTCATCGCAGCATTCTGGTTCAATGCTTCGGTCAGCGGGCTGATGTCTCCAGAATATGAGACGGCTCCCTGGACCGGCGCGAAGATCCTCGACATCGTCAATCACCTGCTCTGGCCGACCATCATCGTCGGCGCGGCCGGCACCGCGCAGCTCATCCGGATCATGCGCGGCAACCTGCTGGAGATCCTCGGTCAGCAGTACATCACCACGGCACGTGCCAAGGGGCTGGCCGAGAAGATCGTCATCAACAAGTACGCTGTCCGCGTCGCGATCAATCCGCTCGTCAGCGTCATGGGCATGGAGCTGCCGAACCTGATCAACGGCGCGACGCTACTGGGCATCGTGCTCTCGCTGCCCACCATTGGCCCGATGTTCCTGACCTCGCTCCGCAACCAGGACGTGTACCTCGCCGGCACCATCCTGCTGATGCTCGCGGCCCTGTTGATGGTTGGCAACCTGCTGGCAGACCTCGCCCTTGCCTGGGTCGATCCAAGGATTCGGTACGAATGA
- a CDS encoding ABC transporter permease: MSSVIQRGDWSYPEDSADRTVEQEVVSAADEKRYARTQLQLVWLRFLRNRAAMVGGGIILAMYLMALFANFLAPYDADLRFDAGIYVPPQPIYLVDDGRFYPHVLGVTRTIDRETLRRTYVPDPYTKIPIKFFVKGTEYNLFGLIPMETHLFGIEDKEWGVFLLGTDRQGRDQLSRLIVGSQISLSIGLVGVTLSLFIGSVMGVASGYYGGWIDDLMQRTIEIIRSFPSIPLWMALAAAFPPHWPPLQVYFAISVVLSLISWTWLARQLRGKVLALREEEYVLAAQLAGGSDWRIIFKHLIPSATSHIVVIATLQVPNMILAETALTFLGIGIRPPLVSWGTLLQEAQNIQTLAHFPWLLMPVIFIATAVLAFNFLGDGLRDATDPYTAV, from the coding sequence ATGAGCAGCGTGATACAGCGCGGCGACTGGTCCTATCCCGAGGATTCTGCTGACCGCACCGTCGAGCAGGAGGTCGTCAGCGCCGCCGACGAGAAGCGCTACGCCCGAACGCAGCTTCAGCTGGTCTGGCTGCGCTTCCTCCGCAATCGCGCGGCGATGGTCGGCGGCGGGATCATCCTGGCGATGTACCTCATGGCGCTCTTCGCCAACTTCCTGGCCCCGTACGATGCCGATCTTCGCTTCGACGCCGGCATCTACGTGCCGCCCCAGCCGATCTACCTCGTGGACGACGGCCGGTTCTACCCGCACGTCCTCGGCGTCACGCGGACCATCGACCGCGAGACGCTGCGGCGCACCTACGTCCCAGACCCGTACACAAAGATTCCCATCAAGTTCTTCGTCAAGGGCACCGAGTACAACCTGTTCGGCTTGATCCCGATGGAGACTCACCTGTTCGGCATCGAGGATAAGGAGTGGGGCGTCTTCCTGCTCGGGACCGACCGGCAGGGGCGGGATCAGTTGTCGCGGCTGATCGTCGGCAGCCAGATCTCCCTGTCGATTGGCCTCGTCGGCGTGACCCTCAGCCTCTTCATCGGGTCGGTCATGGGCGTGGCCAGCGGCTACTACGGCGGCTGGATCGACGACCTGATGCAGCGGACCATCGAGATCATCCGCTCGTTCCCGTCGATCCCCCTCTGGATGGCCCTTGCCGCCGCCTTCCCGCCGCACTGGCCACCGCTCCAGGTCTACTTCGCCATCAGCGTGGTGCTGTCGCTGATCAGCTGGACGTGGCTTGCACGGCAGCTGCGCGGCAAGGTGCTGGCCCTGCGCGAGGAGGAGTACGTCCTCGCGGCGCAACTGGCGGGCGGCAGCGACTGGCGCATCATCTTCAAGCACCTGATCCCGTCGGCCACCAGCCACATCGTCGTGATCGCCACGCTCCAGGTGCCGAACATGATCCTGGCCGAGACGGCCCTGACGTTCCTGGGCATCGGGATTCGGCCGCCGCTGGTCAGCTGGGGCACCCTCCTGCAGGAGGCCCAGAACATCCAGACGCTCGCCCACTTCCCCTGGCTGCTGATGCCCGTCATCTTCATCGCGACGGCGGTGCTGGCGTTCAACTTCCTCGGCGACGGTCTGCGCGACGCGACCGACCCGTACACGGCGGTGTAG